In Onychostoma macrolepis isolate SWU-2019 chromosome 14, ASM1243209v1, whole genome shotgun sequence, a single window of DNA contains:
- the ccdc142 gene encoding uncharacterized protein ccdc142 isoform X4, translated as MCAVARYYDISSKADRGDIFIVHDQKSSYRTPLGSRNKTSWYQGPFTKSLQRAEALFRNRFNPSLKWLMGQKDKDCSWDSESESITSSCSSRNIQRLGQTLQSLSSQCHTLRNPASGGRLFGCVIGLSSSEEDDFYHHHQFAAFSQHYSQLQHLMDHRAQLLFLHEYSRRTHVATCFVVQLDSVLEKTHLLLADRGQVAEQPNSTWNLSLRALCQEMQVHINHWDLLWANAQSDFRLRRVLFSRVKTLASMRQTLHFLGFQALWLMERCIHTALSALAAAQLDRVPRDALVDLLCAVELYNQIVEDKWIQGTTSACDSELMFSSYGPQLGSVLLRNRTGPKKFPIEQLMMILAQSQAQKAAEQLYTWSSQQSNLLHMAKKPNKFKSHFAHPNLNSQLSSSPEINIHTVQLEPQAAVNEVPQKPLHSLCSSNLPFSSFISRDRECLDTLFQVLVTSTNLLASLIPKKPLLDRTADLEDYVLICHGASEGEERLLNRPRMTSRTHNVAAMDLRKSDAYMKLFSYYKKLLWREYRKAVVRHFYCQPYNSTLGSINQWNDEMVLHFVTWLKHFYIEDFIPQECRGNLSNFCSYILSVAAFTQWDEMMCLSLGSGLKEKCVPGFKQERCAVRTATMDLILQLFPPLHIVLQLLQCPDVESVDSGSKRVKKNHLGLLCRSVATVQSSTVWVMSKAYQFLASWSLTKFLLVTQGDLKDLKESVEGLVHLTQAAGRNSAHPLIIQETASLSKALTYLQASSDLVLRTFSVDCKKMSVEIFEQTMPSAKHWRINHKTELPSSPSDYAASAAQIVIGQVLEGVQPLPDDSRILALTEAMTAFMEAWMEHILKQKIKFSIQGALQLKQDFDLIRDLIRSEEYSLSDELYQKLLSLRVFHQVDNAIVCLLQQPMAKPYLPSRSWEPFRHCCPSSAQVMDQAAGSLNNLESMDIQAACQQALTQAESSVTPELLSSSPPESYLAVAQQEWLDLRIHSGSRWKLPVLHCFTKSEP; from the exons atgtgcgctgtagcacgatactatgatatttcttcaaaagcagatcgtggagacatttttatcgtccacgatcaaaaatcgtcatatcgcacacccctaggtTCACGTAATAAAA CTTCCTGGTACCAAGGTCCATTCACCAAATCCCTCCAGAGGGCAGAGGCTCTGTTTCGCAACCGTTTTAACCCCAGTCTGAAGTGGCTTATGGGGCAGAAGGACAAAGATTGCAGTTGGGACTCTGAGAGTGAGAGCATCACTTCCTCCTGTTCCTCCAGAAATATCCAACGTCTTGGGCAAACTTTACAGAGCCTCAGCTCTCAATGCCATACACTCCGTAATCCTGCATCAGGAGGCAGGCTTTTTGGCTGTGTCATAGGTCTTTCTTCCTCTGAGGAAGATGATTTTTACCACCACCATCAGTTTGCAGCCTTCAGCCAGCATTACTCTCAGCTACAACACCTGATGGACCACAGAGCTCAGCTGCTTTTCCTCCATGAGTACAGCCGTCGCACACATGTGGCCACCTGCTTTGTGGTGCAACTGGACTCAGTGTTGGAGAAGACGCATCTCCTTCTGGCTGACAGGGGGCAAGTAGCTGAGCAGCCCAACTCCACATGGAACCTCAGCCTTAGAGCTTTGTGCCAGGAAATGCAGGTTCACATCAACCATTGGGATCTGCTCTGGGCCAACGCTCAATCTGACTTCCGTCTCCGCCGTGTACTTTTCAGCCGTGTGAAGACCCTTGCTTCCATGCGGCAAACTCTACACTTTCTGGGCTTCCAGGCCTTGTGGCTGATGGAGCGGTGCATCCACACTGCGCTTTCTGCTTTGGCTGCTGCCCAGCTAGACCGTGTGCCCAGAGATGCTTTAGTGGACCTGCTGTGTGCGGTTGAGCTGTACAACCAGATCGTAGAAGACAAGTGGATCCAGGGTACAACATCTGCCTGTGACTCAGAGCTCATGTTCAGCTCATACGGGCCACAGCTAGGATCTGTTTTGCTTCGAAACAGAACTGGTCCTAAAAAATTCCCAATTGAGCAGTTGATGATGATTCTGGCCCAGAGTCAAGCTCAGAAAGCAGCCGAACAACTTTACACATGGTCTTCCCAGCAGAGTAACCTCCTCCATATGGCAAAAAAACCCAACAAATTTAAGAGTCACTTTGCACACCCTAATCTCAATAGTCAGCTTTCATCTTCTCCTgaaataaacatacatacagtacaactCGAACCTCAAGCTGCTGTTAATGAGGTGCCCCAAAAGCCTCTTCACAGCCTCTGTTCCTCGAATCTTCCATTCTCTTCATTTATCTCGAGAGACAGAGAGTGTCTCGACACCCTCTTTCAAGTCTTAGTGACCTCAACAAATCTCTTAGCTTCACTTATTCCCAAAAAACCTCTTTTAGACAGGACAGCTGATTTGGAGGACTATGTGTTGATTTGTCATGGGGCCAGTGAAGGAGAAGAGAGACTGCTAAACAGGCCCAGAATGACCTCCAGGACCCACAACGTGGCCGCGATGGATCTCAGGAAGTCTGATGCATATATGAAGCTCTTTTCTTATTATAAGAAGCTGCTGTGGAGGGAATATCGTAAAGCAGTTGTAAGACACTTTTATTGTCAGCCATACAACAGCACTCTGGGAAGTATCAACCAGTGGAACGATGAAATGGTGCTTCATTTTGTCACATGGCTCAAACATTTCTATATTGAAG ACTTCATTCCACAGGAATGTAGAGGAAATTTGAGCAATTTCTGCTCTTATATTTTATCTGTTGCTGCCTTCACACAGTGGGATGAAA TGATGTGTTTGTCGCTGGGCTCAGGGCTAAAAGAGAAGTGTGTCCCTGGATTTAAACAGGAAAGATGTGCAGTGAGGACCGCCACTATGGATCTCATTCTCCAGCTCTTCCCACCTCTGCATATTGTTCTTCAGCTACTGCAATGCCCAGATGTAGAGTCAG TTGACAGTGGATCCAAGAGAGTTAAGAAAAATCATTTGGGATTGCTATGTAGATCTGTTGCAACTGTCCAGTCCTCTACTGTCTGGGTTATGAGTAAAGCCTACCAGTTTCTGGCCTCCTGGTCCCTTACTAAGTTCCTGCTGGTCACACAAGGAGATCTTAAG GATCTCAAGGAGTCAGTGGAGGGCCTGGTCCACCTCACGCAAGCCGCTGGCAGAAATTCAGCTCACCCTCTGATAATTCAGGAGACAGCCTCACTCTCTAAGGCACTTACATATCTACAA GCTTCCTCTGATCTTGTCCTGAGGACTTTTTCTGTAGACTGCAAGAAAATGTCTGTGGAGATCTTTGAGCAAACCATGCCATCAGCAAAGCATTGGAGGATCAATCACAAAACCG AGCTGCCCAGCAGTCCTAGTGATTATGCAGCCTCTGCAGCTCAGATTGTGATTGGTCAGGTGCTGGAGGGTGTTCAGCCTTTGCCTGATGATTCTCGTATTCTTGCTCTCACTGAGGCTATGACGGCTTTCATGGAGGCCTGGATGGAGCACATCCTTAAACAGAAGATCAAGTTTAG TATTCAAGGAGCTCTGCAGCTGAAACAGGATTTCGACTTGATTCGAGATCTCATTCGTTCGGAGGAATATAGCCTCTCAGATGAGCTGTACCAGAAGCTGCTGTCACTACGTGTTTTTCATCAGGTGGATAATGCAATCGTGTGCCTGCTTCAGCAGCCTATGGCCAAACCTTACCTGCCCTCTCGCAGCTGGGAGCCCTTCAGACACTGCT GTCCAAGCAGTGCACAGGTCATGGATCAGGCAGCAGGGAGTCTTAATAATCTGGAGAGTATGGACATACAGGCAGCGTGCCAGCAGGCTCTGACACAAGCTGAGAGCTCAGTGACCCCTGAGCTGCTGTCCTCCTCCCCACCAGAGTCCTACTTGGCCGTGGCTCAGCAGGAATGGCTGGACCTGCGGATACACAGCGGCTCACGCTGGAAACTCCCAGTGCTGCATTGTTTCACTAAATCTGAACCTTAG
- the ccdc142 gene encoding uncharacterized protein ccdc142 isoform X5 produces MGQKDKDCSWDSESESITSSCSSRNIQRLGQTLQSLSSQCHTLRNPASGGRLFGCVIGLSSSEEDDFYHHHQFAAFSQHYSQLQHLMDHRAQLLFLHEYSRRTHVATCFVVQLDSVLEKTHLLLADRGQVAEQPNSTWNLSLRALCQEMQVHINHWDLLWANAQSDFRLRRVLFSRVKTLASMRQTLHFLGFQALWLMERCIHTALSALAAAQLDRVPRDALVDLLCAVELYNQIVEDKWIQGTTSACDSELMFSSYGPQLGSVLLRNRTGPKKFPIEQLMMILAQSQAQKAAEQLYTWSSQQSNLLHMAKKPNKFKSHFAHPNLNSQLSSSPEINIHTVQLEPQAAVNEVPQKPLHSLCSSNLPFSSFISRDRECLDTLFQVLVTSTNLLASLIPKKPLLDRTADLEDYVLICHGASEGEERLLNRPRMTSRTHNVAAMDLRKSDAYMKLFSYYKKLLWREYRKAVVRHFYCQPYNSTLGSINQWNDEMVLHFVTWLKHFYIEDFIPQECRGNLSNFCSYILSVAAFTQWDEMMCLSLGSGLKEKCVPGFKQERCAVRTATMDLILQLFPPLHIVLQLLQCPDVESVDSGSKRVKKNHLGLLCRSVATVQSSTVWVMSKAYQFLASWSLTKFLLVTQGDLKDLKESVEGLVHLTQAAGRNSAHPLIIQETASLSKALTYLQASSDLVLRTFSVDCKKMSVEIFEQTMPSAKHWRINHKTELPSSPSDYAASAAQIVIGQVLEGVQPLPDDSRILALTEAMTAFMEAWMEHILKQKIKFSIQGALQLKQDFDLIRDLIRSEEYSLSDELYQKLLSLRVFHQVDNAIVCLLQQPMAKPYLPSRSWEPFRHCCPSSAQVMDQAAGSLNNLESMDIQAACQQALTQAESSVTPELLSSSPPESYLAVAQQEWLDLRIHSGSRWKLPVLHCFTKSEP; encoded by the exons ATGGGGCAGAAGGACAAAGATTGCAGTTGGGACTCTGAGAGTGAGAGCATCACTTCCTCCTGTTCCTCCAGAAATATCCAACGTCTTGGGCAAACTTTACAGAGCCTCAGCTCTCAATGCCATACACTCCGTAATCCTGCATCAGGAGGCAGGCTTTTTGGCTGTGTCATAGGTCTTTCTTCCTCTGAGGAAGATGATTTTTACCACCACCATCAGTTTGCAGCCTTCAGCCAGCATTACTCTCAGCTACAACACCTGATGGACCACAGAGCTCAGCTGCTTTTCCTCCATGAGTACAGCCGTCGCACACATGTGGCCACCTGCTTTGTGGTGCAACTGGACTCAGTGTTGGAGAAGACGCATCTCCTTCTGGCTGACAGGGGGCAAGTAGCTGAGCAGCCCAACTCCACATGGAACCTCAGCCTTAGAGCTTTGTGCCAGGAAATGCAGGTTCACATCAACCATTGGGATCTGCTCTGGGCCAACGCTCAATCTGACTTCCGTCTCCGCCGTGTACTTTTCAGCCGTGTGAAGACCCTTGCTTCCATGCGGCAAACTCTACACTTTCTGGGCTTCCAGGCCTTGTGGCTGATGGAGCGGTGCATCCACACTGCGCTTTCTGCTTTGGCTGCTGCCCAGCTAGACCGTGTGCCCAGAGATGCTTTAGTGGACCTGCTGTGTGCGGTTGAGCTGTACAACCAGATCGTAGAAGACAAGTGGATCCAGGGTACAACATCTGCCTGTGACTCAGAGCTCATGTTCAGCTCATACGGGCCACAGCTAGGATCTGTTTTGCTTCGAAACAGAACTGGTCCTAAAAAATTCCCAATTGAGCAGTTGATGATGATTCTGGCCCAGAGTCAAGCTCAGAAAGCAGCCGAACAACTTTACACATGGTCTTCCCAGCAGAGTAACCTCCTCCATATGGCAAAAAAACCCAACAAATTTAAGAGTCACTTTGCACACCCTAATCTCAATAGTCAGCTTTCATCTTCTCCTgaaataaacatacatacagtacaactCGAACCTCAAGCTGCTGTTAATGAGGTGCCCCAAAAGCCTCTTCACAGCCTCTGTTCCTCGAATCTTCCATTCTCTTCATTTATCTCGAGAGACAGAGAGTGTCTCGACACCCTCTTTCAAGTCTTAGTGACCTCAACAAATCTCTTAGCTTCACTTATTCCCAAAAAACCTCTTTTAGACAGGACAGCTGATTTGGAGGACTATGTGTTGATTTGTCATGGGGCCAGTGAAGGAGAAGAGAGACTGCTAAACAGGCCCAGAATGACCTCCAGGACCCACAACGTGGCCGCGATGGATCTCAGGAAGTCTGATGCATATATGAAGCTCTTTTCTTATTATAAGAAGCTGCTGTGGAGGGAATATCGTAAAGCAGTTGTAAGACACTTTTATTGTCAGCCATACAACAGCACTCTGGGAAGTATCAACCAGTGGAACGATGAAATGGTGCTTCATTTTGTCACATGGCTCAAACATTTCTATATTGAAG ACTTCATTCCACAGGAATGTAGAGGAAATTTGAGCAATTTCTGCTCTTATATTTTATCTGTTGCTGCCTTCACACAGTGGGATGAAA TGATGTGTTTGTCGCTGGGCTCAGGGCTAAAAGAGAAGTGTGTCCCTGGATTTAAACAGGAAAGATGTGCAGTGAGGACCGCCACTATGGATCTCATTCTCCAGCTCTTCCCACCTCTGCATATTGTTCTTCAGCTACTGCAATGCCCAGATGTAGAGTCAG TTGACAGTGGATCCAAGAGAGTTAAGAAAAATCATTTGGGATTGCTATGTAGATCTGTTGCAACTGTCCAGTCCTCTACTGTCTGGGTTATGAGTAAAGCCTACCAGTTTCTGGCCTCCTGGTCCCTTACTAAGTTCCTGCTGGTCACACAAGGAGATCTTAAG GATCTCAAGGAGTCAGTGGAGGGCCTGGTCCACCTCACGCAAGCCGCTGGCAGAAATTCAGCTCACCCTCTGATAATTCAGGAGACAGCCTCACTCTCTAAGGCACTTACATATCTACAA GCTTCCTCTGATCTTGTCCTGAGGACTTTTTCTGTAGACTGCAAGAAAATGTCTGTGGAGATCTTTGAGCAAACCATGCCATCAGCAAAGCATTGGAGGATCAATCACAAAACCG AGCTGCCCAGCAGTCCTAGTGATTATGCAGCCTCTGCAGCTCAGATTGTGATTGGTCAGGTGCTGGAGGGTGTTCAGCCTTTGCCTGATGATTCTCGTATTCTTGCTCTCACTGAGGCTATGACGGCTTTCATGGAGGCCTGGATGGAGCACATCCTTAAACAGAAGATCAAGTTTAG TATTCAAGGAGCTCTGCAGCTGAAACAGGATTTCGACTTGATTCGAGATCTCATTCGTTCGGAGGAATATAGCCTCTCAGATGAGCTGTACCAGAAGCTGCTGTCACTACGTGTTTTTCATCAGGTGGATAATGCAATCGTGTGCCTGCTTCAGCAGCCTATGGCCAAACCTTACCTGCCCTCTCGCAGCTGGGAGCCCTTCAGACACTGCT GTCCAAGCAGTGCACAGGTCATGGATCAGGCAGCAGGGAGTCTTAATAATCTGGAGAGTATGGACATACAGGCAGCGTGCCAGCAGGCTCTGACACAAGCTGAGAGCTCAGTGACCCCTGAGCTGCTGTCCTCCTCCCCACCAGAGTCCTACTTGGCCGTGGCTCAGCAGGAATGGCTGGACCTGCGGATACACAGCGGCTCACGCTGGAAACTCCCAGTGCTGCATTGTTTCACTAAATCTGAACCTTAG